From a single Populus nigra chromosome 18, ddPopNigr1.1, whole genome shotgun sequence genomic region:
- the LOC133678723 gene encoding small ribosomal subunit protein uS9m isoform X2 — protein MVWSRLLPKPSHIRLLSRSLITPRPHNSTSSTFLLLSRPFSTNDDDNNINNNKRDQPGYNIWQLSGENEGNFDSLFPQDSDTGVPRITDSPVTAKGEDEESWLKEDENGDDGGRYIFDRLEKDVINERSVSDIGGGGGEWRTSSLGVKQWSFEEEEKEDKVFDFGEGVVRSGEGNINWGENVPSERSAEEEKMLEKEKEELNAVLKGPNRAFGDLIAASGITDAMLDSLIALKDFDGVEGLPPLSELEDMRYEKNIMKSPRAEIERQKQEEIARARVRQVDDKGRAYGTGRRKCSIARVWVQPGDGKFIVNDKQFDVYFPMLDHRAALLRPFSETKTLGLWDVTCTVKGGGVSGSNLYL, from the exons ATGGTGTGGTCTCGTCTCCTCCCAAAACCCTCCCATATCCGTCTCCTCTCTAGATCCCTGATAACTCCACGACCTCATAACTCCACCTCCTCCACTTTCCTCCTACTCAGCAGACCCTTTTCTACTAACGACGACGacaacaacatcaacaacaacaaaagagaCCAGCCAGGCTACAACATCTGGCAACTTTCCGGAGAAAATGAAGGAAATTTCGATTCCTTATTCCCCCAAGACTCGGACACTGGCGTTCCTCGCATCACCGATTCACCTGTGACCGCCAAGGGGGAGGATGAAGAGTCGTGGctaaaagaagatgaaaatggTGACGACGGAGGTCGATATATATTTGATCGACTCGAGAAAGATGTGATTAATGAAAGGAGCGTTAGTGatattggtggtggtggtggtgagtgGCGGACTTCATCGTTGGGGGTGAAGCAGTGGAGTtttgaggaggaggagaaggaggatAAGGTGTTTGATTTTGGAGAGGGTGTAGTACGGAGTGGTGAAGGTAATATTAATTGGGGCGAGAATGTTCCAAGTGAGAGAAGTGCTGAAGAGGAGAAGATgcttgagaaagaaaaggaggaactCAATGCCGTTCTCAAAG GTCCAAATCGTGCTTTTGGTGACCTTATTGCAGCATCTGGAATAACAGATGCAATGTTGGACAGTTTAATTGCCCTCAAGGATTTTGATGGGGTTGAAGGATTGCCTCCTTTAAGTGAGTTAGAGGACATGCGTTATGAAAAGAACATAATGAAATCCCCAAGAGCTGAAATAGAACGCCAGAAACAGGAAGAAATTGCTAGAGCTAGAGTGAGACAGGTAGATGATAAAGGAAGAGCTTATGGAACAGGAAGAAGGAAATGTAGCATTGCCCGTGTTTGGGTTCAACCTGGTGATGGAAAATTCATTGTTAATGACAAACAATTTGATGTCTATTTCCCAATGCTTGATCATCGCGCTGCCCTTTTGCGACCTTTCTCTGAGACAAAGACCTTAGGTCTTTGGGATGTTACTTGCACTGTCAAAGGCGGTGGTGTTTCAG GTTCCAACTTGTATCTGTGA
- the LOC133678723 gene encoding small ribosomal subunit protein uS9m isoform X1 gives MVWSRLLPKPSHIRLLSRSLITPRPHNSTSSTFLLLSRPFSTNDDDNNINNNKRDQPGYNIWQLSGENEGNFDSLFPQDSDTGVPRITDSPVTAKGEDEESWLKEDENGDDGGRYIFDRLEKDVINERSVSDIGGGGGEWRTSSLGVKQWSFEEEEKEDKVFDFGEGVVRSGEGNINWGENVPSERSAEEEKMLEKEKEELNAVLKGPNRAFGDLIAASGITDAMLDSLIALKDFDGVEGLPPLSELEDMRYEKNIMKSPRAEIERQKQEEIARARVRQVDDKGRAYGTGRRKCSIARVWVQPGDGKFIVNDKQFDVYFPMLDHRAALLRPFSETKTLGLWDVTCTVKGGGVSGQVGAIQLGISRAMQNWEPDLRPTLRSGGFLTRDPRVVERKKPGKAKARKSFQWVKR, from the exons ATGGTGTGGTCTCGTCTCCTCCCAAAACCCTCCCATATCCGTCTCCTCTCTAGATCCCTGATAACTCCACGACCTCATAACTCCACCTCCTCCACTTTCCTCCTACTCAGCAGACCCTTTTCTACTAACGACGACGacaacaacatcaacaacaacaaaagagaCCAGCCAGGCTACAACATCTGGCAACTTTCCGGAGAAAATGAAGGAAATTTCGATTCCTTATTCCCCCAAGACTCGGACACTGGCGTTCCTCGCATCACCGATTCACCTGTGACCGCCAAGGGGGAGGATGAAGAGTCGTGGctaaaagaagatgaaaatggTGACGACGGAGGTCGATATATATTTGATCGACTCGAGAAAGATGTGATTAATGAAAGGAGCGTTAGTGatattggtggtggtggtggtgagtgGCGGACTTCATCGTTGGGGGTGAAGCAGTGGAGTtttgaggaggaggagaaggaggatAAGGTGTTTGATTTTGGAGAGGGTGTAGTACGGAGTGGTGAAGGTAATATTAATTGGGGCGAGAATGTTCCAAGTGAGAGAAGTGCTGAAGAGGAGAAGATgcttgagaaagaaaaggaggaactCAATGCCGTTCTCAAAG GTCCAAATCGTGCTTTTGGTGACCTTATTGCAGCATCTGGAATAACAGATGCAATGTTGGACAGTTTAATTGCCCTCAAGGATTTTGATGGGGTTGAAGGATTGCCTCCTTTAAGTGAGTTAGAGGACATGCGTTATGAAAAGAACATAATGAAATCCCCAAGAGCTGAAATAGAACGCCAGAAACAGGAAGAAATTGCTAGAGCTAGAGTGAGACAGGTAGATGATAAAGGAAGAGCTTATGGAACAGGAAGAAGGAAATGTAGCATTGCCCGTGTTTGGGTTCAACCTGGTGATGGAAAATTCATTGTTAATGACAAACAATTTGATGTCTATTTCCCAATGCTTGATCATCGCGCTGCCCTTTTGCGACCTTTCTCTGAGACAAAGACCTTAGGTCTTTGGGATGTTACTTGCACTGTCAAAGGCGGTGGTGTTTCAG GTCAAGTTGGAGCCATTCAGTTGGGGATCAGCAGGGCCATGCAAAACTGGGAACCAGACTTGCGTCCCACACTCAGAAGTG GCGGTTTCTTGACGAGAGATCCACGTGTGgttgaaaggaaaaaaccagGAAAGGCAAAAGCAAGAAAGAGCTTCCAATGGGTCAAACGTTAA